One Methylocystis iwaonis genomic window, ATCCTGCTGGGGCTGGGCGTCTATATCCTCTCGGGCTATCTCCACGCTTTGCTTTGGGCCCTGGTTCTCGCCGTCGCCGTCTGGCCGCTTTACGGCCGCTTCAAACGCCGTTTCGGCCCTTCGGCCTCGAAAGAGCTTGCGCCCGCCTTGTTCGCATTGCTTGTCGGGCTCGTCATATTGGCGCCGATCGCCGGGCTCGCGGTCGACGCAGCCGCAGAGGTCCGCCAGCTTCTCGACTACGCCCGCGCCGCCGAGGAAACCGGCCTGCCGGTCCCCGACGCGCTCGCGCGCCTGCCGGGCGTCGGGGCCTGGGCGTCGCAATGGTGGGCGGAGCATCTCTCGCATGCGGGCTGGGCGAAGGAGCTTGCCCAGCAGCTCAATACGTCCTCGGCGCGGGAGATCGGCGCGTCGCTCTCCGCCAATATCGCCCATCGCTCCATTCTGTTTGCGATTTCGCTGCTGACTTTGTTTTTCCTGTTCCGCAGCGGCGAGAGCCTTGTTTCCCAATGCCGCATCGCCTCGACGAAACTCTTCGGCGCGCGCGGCGAGTTGCTGGCGGCGCAGATGATCGCCTCCGTGCATGGCACGCTGATCGGGCTCGTGCTCGTCGCCTTGGGCGAAGGCGTCCTCATGGGCGCGGCCTATATGCTCACCCATACGCCGCATCCGATTCTGCTGGGCGTGTTGACGGCTTTCGCGGCCATGATCCCCTTCGCGGCGGCCTTCGCCATCGGCCTCGCGGCGCTGCTGGCGGCGGCGACCGCCGGCATGGCGCCGGCGCTCATCATCGCCGCCTGGGGAGTCGTCGTCGTCTTCGCCGCCGACCATTTCGTCCGGCCCAATCTCATCGGCAGCGCCATCAAGCTGCCCTTCATCTGGGTCCTGCTCGGCATTTTAGGCGGCGCGGAGAGTTTTCAGCTACTCGGGCTTTTCATCGGCCCCGCCGTCATGGCGGCGCTGATGGCGCTTTGGCGCGAGCTTTCTGGCCCTGAGGGCGTCTAAAGCGTTTCATGTGGGGCCCCGTTGTCATTCCCGACGCTCGCGCAGCGAGCGATCGGGAATGACAAGCGCTAGAGAGTGACGGACAGGCGCGCGCCTGTCGCCCACCCAGCTAGCCGCACGCCAGTGTCGCTCTAAATGAGGTAGCGCAGCGCGCAAATTTTTCAGCATGAAAACCGATGAGGCGTCGATGCGTCGAAGATTGCTCGGTACAATCTCCCTGGCCGTTTTGGCGTCTTTCCCGGCGCTTGGCGCGCGCGCCGCGCAAAGCGAGAACAAGCCTGCCTGCCCCGGCGGCGACCCCGGCATAACGCTGCCCTCGGGTTTCTGCGCCACGATCTTCGCCGATAAGATCGGCCACGCCCGCCACATCGCCGTCGCCGACAACGGCGTCGTTTACGTCAATACATGGAGCGGGCGCTATTACGGGAAGCGGGGAAAGACGCATGAGGGCGGCTTCCTCGTTGCGCTTCAGGATAAGAACGGCGACGGCGCAGCGGATGTTATCGAGCGCTTCGGCGAGACGCCTGAGAGCGGCGGCTCGGGCGGCACCGGCGTCGGCTTCTATGACGGCGCCGTTTATGCGGAAGAACGCGACAGCATTGTCCGTTACGCGCTGTCGACCGGCGAGATCGCGCCGAAAGCCAAGCCCGAAATAGTGATCTCCGGCCTGCCGGTTACCGGCGACCATCCGATGCATCCTTTCGTCATCGACGCGGGCGGCAATCTCTATCTCAGTTCAGCCTCGGCGACCGATTCCTGCCAAGCCGAAAACCGCATGCCGGAGTCGCCGGGCCTCTCGCCCTGCAAGGAGCTCGAGACGCCAAGAAGCGCGACCAGAAATTTTCGCCCACTGAGCGCTTCGCGACGGGCATCCGCAACGCCGAGGGCCTTACTGTTGCAGGGGATCGCATCTACGCGACCCAGCACGGACGCGATCAGCTCGCGGAAAACTGGCCCAAGCTCTACACGCCGCAGCAAGGCGCCGATCTTCCCGCCGAAGAGCTTCTCGAGCTGCGTGAGGGCGCCGATTACGGCTGGCCCGAATGCTATTATGACGGCTTTCAGAAGAAGCTCGTGCTCGCGCCCGAATATGGCGGCGACGGCGGCAAGAAGGTGGGCGTCTGCGCGGATAAGCAAGGGCCCATCGCCGCTTTTCCGGCCCATTGGGCGCCGAATGCGCTGCTCGCCTATCGCGGCGGGCAATTCCCGACCGCCTATCACGGCGGCTTCTTCATCGCTTTTCATGGCTCGTGGGATCGCGCCCCCTTCCCCCAGAGCGGCTACAATGTCGTTTTCCAACCCGCGAAGAATGGCAAGCCCGCGGGCGATTTCATCGCCTTCGCCGATGGTTTCGCGGGCGGGGCCAAGGAGCCCGGCGGCGCGGCGCACCGGCCCTCGGGTCTCGCGCAGGGGCCGGACGGCGCCCTTTACGTCTCCGACGACACCAATGGCCGCATCTGGCGCATCACCTACCATGGCGACATTGCGCAGGGCCTCGAAGCCGCGCCCGCGCCCGCGCAGACCGCAGGGCGCGCGAAGGAAGCCGGCCCGCCGGAGGGCGTCAATCCGGAAGCCGGGGCCCTGGAAGGGAAAAGCCTGCCGGTCCCGCCGGGCGCAACGGACGCGCAAGTCGCTTTGGGCGAGCGCATTTTCAACGGCCATGCGGCGGGCGGGACCTGCGCCAGTTGCCATGGCGCGAACGGCAAGGGGGCGCCGCTGGCGCCCGACCTGACGAGCGGCAAATGGCTCTGGTCGGACGGGAGTCTGGAGTCGATCCGGGAGGTGATCGCCCAAGGCGTCGCCAAGCCGAAGGAATATCGCAGCCCCATGCCGCCCAAAGGCGGCGCACAACTGAGCGACTCGGACGTGGCGGCTGTGGCGGCCTATGTCTGGGCGATCGGGCATCAAAATAAGTAATCCGAGATCCGCTTGATTGGTTCGGTGTCATTCCCGACGCTCGCGCAGCGAGCGATCGGGAATCCAGAGCCAAATCAGCGCTTTTGTGGCCCTGGATTCCCGATCGGGCCTTCGGCCCGTCGGGAATGACAAGCCCCAATCCGAGCTATTCAAACGGAAACGGTAATAAGCTAGCGCCAGGAGGCGACCTCGGCCGACTCGCCCTGCAATCATGCGTCTTTATTTCAAAACGTCGCGGCGCATCCTCTGCCCCCCGCACCCCCAAACGTGCTGTATTTTTATGCACTCCGAACGGCGCCAGGACGTTTCCCGCCTGTCTAATCTATGCAAAATTTCCGCGAATCGCGGAAAGGAATTTGCGGATGTCCGATTACTTCACGACCCGCGAGCTTGCGGCGCTGCTGCGCGTGAAGGAGCGCAAGGTCTACGATCTGGTTTCAGAAAAGGCGCTGCCGGTGCGGCGCGTGACGGGAAAGCTGCTCTTCCCGAAAAAGGAGATCGAGGCCTGGATCGCCGGCAGCGGCGAGGAGAGCGCGTCGATGGAGCGAGAGTCGGCCGCGGCACATTTCCCGCTCGTCATGGCGGGCGGACACGACCCGCTCCTCGAATGGGCGCTGCGCGAATCGCGGTCGGGCATTGCGGCGCTGCTCGATGGCGCGCTCGATGGTCTTGCCCGGTTGAAGTCGAAAGACTGCGTCGCGGCGGGGTTGCATATTCCCTCAGCGCGCCTCGACGATTGGAACGTCGCAGCCGTGCAGGAGGCGATGGGCCGCGAGCCCGTCGTCCTGTTGGAGTGGGCCAAGCGCAGTCGGGGCCTCATGTATCGCCCCTCCCCCGGCCAGTCGATCACATCGCTCGCGGATATCGGCGATCGTCGCTTCCAGTCGCGCCAGCCGGAGGCCGGCAGCGAGCTGGTGCTCTCGCAACTGCTGGCGAAGGAGAAGATGCGAAAAACCGACCTGAACGCGATCGAGGCGATCGAACGGTCGGAGACCGACCTCGCCATGGCGATCGCCTCTGGCCGCGCCGATGTCGGGCTCGGGATCGAAGCCGCGGCGAATCAGTTCAAGCTCGCTTTTGCGCCGCTGGTGGTCGAGCGTTTCGATATCCTCGTGTGGCGCAAGGCCTATTTCGACCCGCCGTTCCAGAAGCTGATCCGCTTTTGCGCCAGCGACGCCTTCCGCGACCGGGCCGCCGCTCTCGGCGGCTATGATTGCGCAAACCTCGGAACCGTCCACTTCAACGGCCCCTGAGAATCCCTCGAGCGGTCGAGCGATGCGTCGGCCCAATCTTGCCAATTCGGGCCACACGGGGCTTAATCAGGCGGGGGAGCGGGTCCAATGTCCAGTGAATTAACCGTCTTGGTGTGCGGCATCGGCGAAGACGCCTCGGCCGTGGCGCGTGGGCTTTTTGGCGAAGGCTATGCGGTCGCTTTGCACAAATGCGCGAGCCCGCTCACCCTGCGACGCCGCATGAGCTTCGCCGACGCCTGGTACGACGGCTACGCCGTCCTCGACGGCGTCGAAGCCCGGCGCGCCGATGTGGCGTCGGAATTTATGCTCGGACTGCAAAGCCGCGCCTTCATCCCCTTGCTGCGCGGGCAGCTCGCCGATGTGATCGAGCGCTGGCCTTGGCACGTCATCATCGCGGCGCGGGAAGACAAGGAAGATGACGTCGGCTCCTTCCTCAATCTCGCGGAGTTCACGATCGGCCTCGGATCGAGCTTCTCGCCGGGCGTCGATTGCGACGTGGCCATCGCCACCCACGGACCCGACCCAGGCGCGATTCTGCGCGCCGGCGACGGCTGGCCAAAGGAATGGCCGGAAACGCAACATAGCGTCGTCTCGGCTCCCGTCTCGGGGCAGTTTCGCGCCGACATGCCGATCGGCGCGCTGGCGACGCAGGGCGCGCCCATCGGATATATCGGGGAAACGCCGATTCCCGCGCCGCTCGGCGGACGCATCGTCGGCATTGCCCGCAGGGAGCAGGCGGTGGCCGAAGGCGCGCCCATCGCGGAGATCGCGGAGAATGTGACGGCGCGGGTCGCCGGCGTCAGCCGCCGAAGTCAACTCGTTGCGCGCGCCGCTTCCTTCGCGATCGAACTGGAGAATGAGGGAATCAAGCCCTTCTCCTTCGAGGACTGGGGCTAGCGCCACTAGAGCCGCGCATGGACCGCGAGCCTTCAGGCTCGCAATCGTTTGGCGAGCCTGAAGGCTCGCGGTCCACGACGCCTCAGAGAATTTGCATAGAGAATTTCCATGACCCGTCTCAAACCAAAGCGCATCGTCGATCTGTCCAAGGAAATCGTCGATAACCCGAACGACCCCTTCTTCATGCGCGTGAAGATCAAACACCACGGCCATCGCAAGGCGCGTTGGCTGGTGCGGGCGCTCGGGCTTCCCTTCCGGCTTTTCCCCAAGGATTTCGCCGGCTGGGCCGATGACACGATCACGCGCATGGGCGTCCATTCCACGACCCATATCGACGCGCCGTGGCATTACGGCCCGGAGCTTTCCGACGGCCGCCGCCCCGCGACGGTGGATGAAATGCCCTTGGACATGTGCTTCGGCCCCGGCGTCGTCTTCGACATGCGCCACAAGGCCGACGGCGAGGAGATCACTGTCGCCGATATGGAGCAAAACCTGCGCGACAGCGGCGCGGCGCTCGGCGACGGCGTCATCGCCCTGATCCACACTGGCCGCGACCGCCTGCAGGGAACGAAAGACTATTGGAAACGCGGAACCGGCATGAGCGCGCCGGCGACCGAATGGCTGATCGACAAAGGCGTTCTGGTGATGGGCATCGATCAATGGGGCTGGGATCTTCCGTTCCATCATCAAATCCGCGTCTCCAAAGAGAAAAACGACGAGAATCTCTTCTGGCAGGGCCATCTCGTCGGCCGTCGCAAGCCCTATTGGCAGATGGAGCAATTGCGCGGCCTCGACCAATTGCCGAGCCATGGCTTCGACGTGGCGATCTTTCCGCTGCGTTTGAAGGGCGCCTCCGCCGCGCCGGCGCGCGTCGCCGCCTTTCTTTATGAGTGAGGCGTCGACCGAGGATATGATAGACGTGACGTGAAACTTGTCAGCGGGCGCGAGACGGATGACGACAGCCAAAAAGATAGACGCGCTTCTTGCGCTCCGCAGCGAGGGCAAATTTCTCATCGGGCGGGACCGAATCAAGGTGCTCGAGGCCGTTGCGCAGCATGGAAGCATTTCCAAGGCGGCGAAAGCGGCCGGCTTCAGCTACAAAGCGGCGTGGGACGCCGTCGCCGCCATCAACAATCTGCTGCCGAGCCCCGCCTTCGTTACGAAGGCCGGCGGCAAGAGCGGCGGCGGCGCCGAAGTGACGCCCGAGGGCCGCAAGCTGATCGAGACCTTTCACAGGCTCGAGGACAGATTGTCGAGCATCTCCTCGATGATTGCGGAAGTGGGCCTCGACGGGCAGGAGGATTTTCTGCTGTGGGGCGTCGCGGTGCGCATCTCGGCCCGCAATGTTTTCCAGGCGGAGGTCGTCTCGATCAAGAAGTGGCCCGTCGACGTCGAGGTCACTTTGCGAATCTCCGGCGAGCACACCCTCCTCGCCATCATCACCAATGAAGCGACTGAGGAGCTCGATTTGAAACCCGGCCGTAAGGTCGCCGCTCTGGTCAAATCCTCCTTTATCGAATTGAGCGCGCCGCAGGAAACGCCCAAGGAAGCCCGTAACCGCTTTGCCGGCGTGATCACGCGCCGCATCGACGCCGAGCGCAACTGCGAGCTGTTGATCGACATCGGCTCTGGAAAGACGATGACCGCTGTCCTGCCGAGACAGGACGTCGAAGCGATGGGACTCTCGGAAGGGGGCAATGTCGTCGCCCAATTCGCGCCGCAGAATGTAATTCTCGCGGCGGATTGAGAGACCCCCTCCCCAACCCTCCCCCGCCAAAGCCCGTCGAAAGACGGGCGTCTTTCGACGCCCTATGTCGGGAGAGGGGGCAGAGCGTGGCCTTCGTCCAGAACGCGGATCAATCCAGAGCCACATCAGGGACCTGGATTGCTTCGCGTCGCTCTCAATGACCCTGGTTTTGCTCTACGGCTCGCGTCGCGAGCACCTGGAATGATACCGTTTCCGGTTGAATTGCTCGGATTGCGGCTTGTCATTCCCGACGGGCCGAAGGCCCGATCGGGAATCCAGAGCCACAAAAGCGCTGGTTTGGCTCTGGATTCCCGATCGCTCGCTGCGCGAGCGTCGGGAATGACACCGAACCAATCAAGCGGATCTCGTATGACTTGATGGTCGCAAGGGCTGGCTAATTGCCGCCGCCGGCCTGCTGATTTTCGAGTTCGCGAAGGCGCGCCCGAATCGTTCGCCAATTGGGGACAGGGAGCGCCTCTTCTTTGCACTGGCGCGCAATCTCTTGAACGAGCGTGCTGAATCGCGGCCGCTCCGGCTCGGCGACAAAGGCCGCCAACGCCGTTTCTATGATGCGCTCGCGCTTGGGATCGAGCCCCTTTGTGCCCTTCGGGCGCCCCACGGAGCGCGCGGACGACGGAGCGATGGCGCCGCAGGTGCGAAACGACTTCATCATGCGATAGGCCGTCGCGCGGGAGACGCCCAAATCTTTCTTCAGCTCATCGACGATCGTCCGCGTCGGCGCACGATTCACATGGGCCAGAAGGCAGCGCAGCGCGTCTTCCCGCCTGCGCTGCAACGTGAGATTTTGCCTGTCTTCTCTACTATCCATGGCGTCGTCTACATTTTGTTTATTCTTGTGATTTTCTGACATTTCAACGGCGGCCGTGTGCCTGACGGAGCGATTTAGGGCTTTTCCGATATCGGCTCCAGGAGTGGCAACCGGAAGCCAGGCCATCATTTCTCTCATAAATACAAAGCTAAGGGAATGTTTGATTTTCCGCCCCTGACGGGCCGCGCGCCAGAACCGGGGGGCCAGCGTCTCACCCGCGCCCCCTGCAACAACGGGAACGGATGTCGAATATTCAAGGGGTTCTTGCCAAAAATAGAAATGTTCAAAAGTTGAACCGACGATTTTTGTGCAGTGAGACAATTTTATACATGCTCTGCTTCAAAGTGTCGCACGCCGGACTCATCCACAGGCGCGATTTTTACATTCAGTGGACTCTCGCTGAAATGCCGGACCTTTTACCGCCATTGCGTCGCACAAACAAAAATGTCCCGACTCGATTTCTCGAGCCGGGACAAAATCGCTGGGAGAAAGGGTTGGTTTGCGCGCTCAGAGATTGAGCATGCGGTTCACCGTCGGGATGAAGACGGCGAACAGGAAGATGATGAATCCGATCCAGAACGCGACCCAGCCGAGTTCATTGGCGGAGTGAAATGTTTTCATTGCTTGGCGCCTCCCTAGTTTCTAAGGCCGTTGTTCAGCCAAGCGCACATAATCGTCGGACGAAGCTTCAAATCAACAGACTTTGGTGCGGCAGAAAGTCGCGATTCACAAGTATCATCATAATATACATCAGTCTCATATTTAAATGCACACGCAAGAATCTCAGTTTAAAATACATGTATTTGATACAATTCAATGCAATGCGCTCAATTGACGCAGTTTTGGCATCAACTGGGCAATTGACGTTGCTCATCCTGTCCATGATAGCTTTCGACCCTGTCAGGAATGCTTTCTCCATAGCCTAAAGTGCTTAGAAAGCATTGAAAGTCTGCCTGATAGACATGAAAGGACACGCAACTTCGCGGGAATCTTTCGCCCAAAAACGGCGCGAAAGCTTCGCGTGGGTGCGCGAACCCAGTTCAAACTGAAAACTGGAGGAGAGGAATGTCACTAACAGAAAAAGCAGGGGTAGCGGCCAAGGCGCAGACGGACTCGATCGTGAATTACCGTCCGGCCTATCTCGCCATGGCGGCGCTGGGCACCTTTTACGTCGGCATCCGAATCTATGAGCAGTATTTCGGCTGGAAAGCCGGCCTCGATTCTTTCGCGCCGGAGTTTCAGACCTACTGGCTCAACATCATGTGGACCGAGCTGCCGCTCGAGTTCATCGCCTTCTGTGCGGTCGGCGGCTATCTTTGGAAGACCCGCGACCGCAACATCAACGCTGTCGCGCCGCGCGAAGAAATGCGTCGCCTCATCACGCTGATCGGCTGGCTGCTCGTCTACGCCTTCACGGTTTACTGGGGCGCGAGCTACTTCACCGAGCAGGACGGCACCTGGCATCAGACCGTCATTCGCGACACGGACTTCACGCCGTCTCACATCCTGGAGTTCTACCTCAGCTACCCGATCTACATCATCGCGGGCTGGGGCGCCTTCATGTATGGCCGCACGCGCATTCCGCAGTTCGCGAACCGCATCTCGCTGGCCTTCCTGCTGTTCTTCGCCGGTCCGTTCATGATCTTCCCGAACGTCGGCCTGAATGAATGGGGCCACACCTTCTGGTTCATGGAAGAACTGTTCACGGCGCCGCTGCATTGGGGCTTCGTGTTCTTCGGCTGGTTCGGCCTCGCCATGTTCGGCACCGTGCTGCAGATCCTCGGCCGCGTGATCGAGCTCAGCAAGGAGTACGAAAAGGACGTGCTCGCGATCTGATCGCGAGTGTCGCTCTCGGTGGCGCGCGCATCGCTCCCAGGGCGCGCGCGAGACCGAAGAAGAAGCGGCCGCTTTCGACAATTTCTCCCTCTGATGTCGCGAGCGGCCGCTTCCGGCCGACGCCAAGAGCGCTGCGGCCCGATCGCAGAAAAGCGCTCGGCAAAAACAAAACCCGGCGGCATCGCCGGGAGGAACAATCAAGGAGAGACAAGATATGTCTATTTCGAATGAAACGGCTCCGGCGGCAGGCCGGGCCTGGGCGTCGAAGGAGGAATTCCTCGGCTGCGTCAAGCTGACCGACTGGATCCTGCTTCTCGTCCTTTTCCTGGTGCTGCTCGGCTCGTTCCACATCCACTACATGCTGCTCGCCGGCGACTGGGATTTCTGGATCGACTTCAAGGATCGCCGTATGTGGCCGACCGTGGCGCCGATCGTCGCCATGTGCTTCGCCGCCGCCGCGCAGTCCTTCTTCTGGCAGAAGTTCCGCCTGCCCTTCGGCGCGACGGTCGCCTGCTTTGCGCTGCTCGTCGGCGAATGGATCAACCGCTACGACAACTTCTGGGGTTGGACCTTCTTCCCGATCAATCTCGTCTTCCCGTCCGCGCTGATCCCGATGGGCTTCTGGCTCGATGTGATCCTGCTGCTCTCGGGGAGCTGGATCGTCACGGCGGTGCTCGGCGCGATGGGCTGGGGTCTGCTGTTCTATCCGAGCAACTGGCCGGTTCTGGCGCAGTTCCACCAGGCCACCGAGGTCGACGGCGTTCTGCTGACGCTCGCGGATCTCATCGGCTTCAACTACGTCCGCACGGGCACGCCGGAATACATCCGCATGATCGAGCGCGGCACGCTGCGCACCTTCGGTAAGGACGTCGTGCCGGTCGCGGCCTTCTTCTCCGGCTTCGTCTCCATGCTCGTCTACTTCCTCTGGTGGAAGGTCGGCGGCTGGTTCTCCACGACGAAGTATCTCGAGAACGACGACATCTAATCGAAACACCGAACAACGGCCGGGGCGCAGAGCCCCGGCGCAGAAGACGACAAAGGGAGTCGAATACAGATGAAACAATCTTTCTTCCAGAAACTGGCAAGAACGGCGTCGGGCCGCGCAGGCCGTCTGCTCGCCGTCGGCGCGGCTGCGATCGTCGCCGCCACGACCTTCGCCGCGACGCCGGCCGCGGCGCATGGCGAACGCTCGCAGCAGGCCTTCCTGCGCATGCGCACGCTCAACTGGTATGACGTGAAGTGGTCGAAGACGACGCTGAACGTCAATGAAGAGATGGAGCTCACCGGCAAGGTCCACGTCTTCTCCGGCTGGCCGCAGGCCGTCGCGAAGCCGCAGGAAGCCTTCCTCAACGTCGGCGAACCCGGCCCGGTGTTGATCCGCAAGAGCGCCTTCGTCGGCGAAGTGCCGGTGCCGCGCACCTTCTCGCTGGATGTCGGTCAGGACTATGACTACAAAATCGTCCTGAAGGCGCGCCGTCCCGGCCGCTTCCACGTCCACGTCCAGGTCAATGTGAAGGACGGCGGTCCGATCGTCGGCCCCGGCCAGTGGATCGAGATCAAGGGCGACATGAAGGACTTCACCAATCCGGTGACGCTCCTCGACGGCTCGACGATCGACCTCGAATCCTACGGCATCAACTGGACGTACGCATACCACTTCCTGTGGATGGGCGCTGCGGCTGTGTGGATCCTCTACTGGTTCATGCAGAAGGGCATCATCGTCCGCGGTTGGCAGGTTGCGGCCGGTAAGAAGAACGAGATCATCACGACGGCGGACAAGCGCTTCGGCGGTCTGTGGCTCGCCGGCTCGATGCTCGCGCTGCTCTTCTTCTATGCGCAAGCCAACAGCCAGTTCCCGCGCACGCTGCCGATGCAGGCCGGTCTGCTCACGGGCATCTCGCCGCTCTACCTCGGACAGGACACCGTTACGGCGCATTATTCGGGCGGCTCCTACAAGGTGCCGGGCCGCGAGCTGACCGTGAATCTCCGCATCACCAACAATGGCAAGGAGCCGCTGCGGATCGGTGAGTTCACCACGGCGGGTCTGCGCTTCCTCAACCCCGACGTGTTCACCAGCCGTCCCGACTTCCCCGACTATCTGTTGGCGGATCGCGGCCTGTCGCTCGACGACTCGACGCCGATCCAGCCCGGCGAGACCAAGAATGTGGTCGTCACCGTGCAGGACGCCCGCTTCGACGTCGAGCGTCTGTCGGATCTGGCCTACGACACGGACAGCCAGTTCGGCGGCCTCCTCTTCCTCTTCAGCCCGTCGGGCGAGCGTAAGCAGGTGGAGATCGGCGGTCCGGTGATCCCGAAATTCCAGCTTGGCGCTGCGCTCTAAGCTGAACAGCTCTTCACGCGGCTACTCTTCCTCTTCTCCGCGTGTTGGTGCGACTTGCCCGCCGGGTCTTCCTGGCGGGCATTTTTATTTTCACGGCCTACGGCGGCGCGTCGAACGTCGTCCGCGGCAAGGGTCTCGCCCGAGAGACGCATTTCTGTTAAGCTTCTGTTGGTTTCCGACTGCCGTATCTGTTCAGAGTCCGACTTCTTTGATTCAGCAATCGCGAGAAAGGACTTTTGCCATGCGCGAAAATGGTCCTGCCGCCTTTTTCAGGGCGGCCTCTCGACGCTTCCGCGATGCGATCGAAGCCCGTCGCGGCCAGGCGGGCCTCATCGGCGTCCTCTGCGCGCAGGCTTTCGAGAGTTTCGACAAGACGGTCCCGGCGCTGCCGCACGCTGCGGGGCTTGCCTGTGAAAGGGAGTGTTCAGGCTGCAGCCGGCTGCGCGCCGTCGCCACGGGCCCGGAGATATTTCTGTTGGCGCATTTCCTTTACGGCGTGGAGCGTGGCGGCGCGGCCAAGAGCGATGACGAGGCGCAACGCCCAGACCATCCCTCGCATTGCCCCCTCGTCGAAAACCGCCTCTGCCGCGCCCATAAGCTGCGCCCGCTCGCCTGTCGCGGCCTCGCCTGTCTCGGCGCGCGCGACTGCGACAAGCTCGCCTGCGCCGCCGACAACGGCGAAGACAATGAAGCGTCGCTCTCGAAGCCCCATCTCGTCGTGCGTAGCCTGGTGCAGAACGCGATGATGAATGCGCTTCGTTACGAAGGGATGTCCTGGGGTCTGTACGAGATCGCCGCAGGCTTGCGAATCGTTCGCGACGCCCCGATGGCCGCGCGCGAATGGCTGGCCGGGGGCGATCCGCTCGCGCCAGCCTCGGCGCCGGAGTTCGACCGACAGCGCGCCGCCGCAATTTTCGACACGATCGACCGCCTCTAGCGCCCCTCCCCCGCTGCGAACGGCGGCGGGATGTGATGGCTTGCGAGAGACACGCGCGCGCGTCGTCCGATATGCGCCGCTCGAATAGACAAGTTCGCTGGACCACGCGACAAGCTGTTGACAGCGCGCGCCGCTCTCTCTAGATCACGTCCGGTCACGGCGACACGCCGACCGTTGGGGGATAGTTCAACGGTAGAACAGCGGACTCTGACTCCGTTAATCTTGGTTCGAATCCAGGTCCCCCAGCCACTGATTTCCTTGCGCTTTCTTCCTTGCCAATAAGACCGTCGGGAATTCTTATTCTCTGTTCGAACTTTCGAATGGCGCCCTCGCCAAGCTCCGGGCCGCAGCGCTGGTGATGGGCGTCAAGGATCGTGGTCGGCCAGTTTCAGAAGGCGTTCGACGCCGACGGGTTCTTCCTCGAGCAGCGGCACGGCGGCGTAGCGGCGGGCATGGACCGTCGCCACCTTCTCCACTTCGGCCAGCTCATTTTGAGCGCGCTTGCGTAAGAGGGGCGCGCGCGGGCGCGCCGCCGCCACGCTGTTATTGATGACCCATGCCCATGGCTCGATCCCGGCGCGCCGCAGATCAGCTTGCAGGTTAGCGGCTTCGAGGAC contains:
- a CDS encoding cyclase family protein, which encodes MTRLKPKRIVDLSKEIVDNPNDPFFMRVKIKHHGHRKARWLVRALGLPFRLFPKDFAGWADDTITRMGVHSTTHIDAPWHYGPELSDGRRPATVDEMPLDMCFGPGVVFDMRHKADGEEITVADMEQNLRDSGAALGDGVIALIHTGRDRLQGTKDYWKRGTGMSAPATEWLIDKGVLVMGIDQWGWDLPFHHQIRVSKEKNDENLFWQGHLVGRRKPYWQMEQLRGLDQLPSHGFDVAIFPLRLKGASAAPARVAAFLYE
- a CDS encoding helix-turn-helix transcriptional regulator, with product MSDYFTTRELAALLRVKERKVYDLVSEKALPVRRVTGKLLFPKKEIEAWIAGSGEESASMERESAAAHFPLVMAGGHDPLLEWALRESRSGIAALLDGALDGLARLKSKDCVAAGLHIPSARLDDWNVAAVQEAMGREPVVLLEWAKRSRGLMYRPSPGQSITSLADIGDRRFQSRQPEAGSELVLSQLLAKEKMRKTDLNAIEAIERSETDLAMAIASGRADVGLGIEAAANQFKLAFAPLVVERFDILVWRKAYFDPPFQKLIRFCASDAFRDRAAALGGYDCANLGTVHFNGP
- a CDS encoding helix-turn-helix domain-containing protein; this encodes MSHCTKIVGSTFEHFYFWQEPLEYSTSVPVVAGGAGETLAPRFWRAARQGRKIKHSLSFVFMREMMAWLPVATPGADIGKALNRSVRHTAAVEMSENHKNKQNVDDAMDSREDRQNLTLQRRREDALRCLLAHVNRAPTRTIVDELKKDLGVSRATAYRMMKSFRTCGAIAPSSARSVGRPKGTKGLDPKRERIIETALAAFVAEPERPRFSTLVQEIARQCKEEALPVPNWRTIRARLRELENQQAGGGN
- a CDS encoding c-type cytochrome; amino-acid sequence: MLAPEYGGDGGKKVGVCADKQGPIAAFPAHWAPNALLAYRGGQFPTAYHGGFFIAFHGSWDRAPFPQSGYNVVFQPAKNGKPAGDFIAFADGFAGGAKEPGGAAHRPSGLAQGPDGALYVSDDTNGRIWRITYHGDIAQGLEAAPAPAQTAGRAKEAGPPEGVNPEAGALEGKSLPVPPGATDAQVALGERIFNGHAAGGTCASCHGANGKGAPLAPDLTSGKWLWSDGSLESIREVIAQGVAKPKEYRSPMPPKGGAQLSDSDVAAVAAYVWAIGHQNK
- the amoC gene encoding bacterial ammonia monooxygenase, subunit AmoC, which gives rise to MSLTEKAGVAAKAQTDSIVNYRPAYLAMAALGTFYVGIRIYEQYFGWKAGLDSFAPEFQTYWLNIMWTELPLEFIAFCAVGGYLWKTRDRNINAVAPREEMRRLITLIGWLLVYAFTVYWGASYFTEQDGTWHQTVIRDTDFTPSHILEFYLSYPIYIIAGWGAFMYGRTRIPQFANRISLAFLLFFAGPFMIFPNVGLNEWGHTFWFMEELFTAPLHWGFVFFGWFGLAMFGTVLQILGRVIELSKEYEKDVLAI
- a CDS encoding TOBE domain-containing protein translates to MTTAKKIDALLALRSEGKFLIGRDRIKVLEAVAQHGSISKAAKAAGFSYKAAWDAVAAINNLLPSPAFVTKAGGKSGGGAEVTPEGRKLIETFHRLEDRLSSISSMIAEVGLDGQEDFLLWGVAVRISARNVFQAEVVSIKKWPVDVEVTLRISGEHTLLAIITNEATEELDLKPGRKVAALVKSSFIELSAPQETPKEARNRFAGVITRRIDAERNCELLIDIGSGKTMTAVLPRQDVEAMGLSEGGNVVAQFAPQNVILAAD
- a CDS encoding AI-2E family transporter, producing the protein MDQPARPQDSAAPLETLSWRQGVASLAASAILLGLGVYILSGYLHALLWALVLAVAVWPLYGRFKRRFGPSASKELAPALFALLVGLVILAPIAGLAVDAAAEVRQLLDYARAAEETGLPVPDALARLPGVGAWASQWWAEHLSHAGWAKELAQQLNTSSAREIGASLSANIAHRSILFAISLLTLFFLFRSGESLVSQCRIASTKLFGARGELLAAQMIASVHGTLIGLVLVALGEGVLMGAAYMLTHTPHPILLGVLTAFAAMIPFAAAFAIGLAALLAAATAGMAPALIIAAWGVVVVFAADHFVRPNLIGSAIKLPFIWVLLGILGGAESFQLLGLFIGPAVMAALMALWRELSGPEGV
- the amoA gene encoding bacterial ammonia monooxygenase, subunit AmoA, which encodes MSISNETAPAAGRAWASKEEFLGCVKLTDWILLLVLFLVLLGSFHIHYMLLAGDWDFWIDFKDRRMWPTVAPIVAMCFAAAAQSFFWQKFRLPFGATVACFALLVGEWINRYDNFWGWTFFPINLVFPSALIPMGFWLDVILLLSGSWIVTAVLGAMGWGLLFYPSNWPVLAQFHQATEVDGVLLTLADLIGFNYVRTGTPEYIRMIERGTLRTFGKDVVPVAAFFSGFVSMLVYFLWWKVGGWFSTTKYLENDDI